The DNA region ctttctgtGCAGCCTTTTCCCCGCGTCTCAACAAGAGGGAAGAATTCAATAGCTCGTCTGCCAGTTTAGGACAAATGGATGGCAAAAAGCTGGTCAGCGAGTTGTAGTCTTTGATTGCCCTCTTCAGATGTCCTTCAAACAAAAGCTGAGGATGAAAATAAAGCCCCACCTGGTACTTCTGTTTgctaaaataataagaaatagaTTTCGTTTCATAAACAGTTACAACAGATTGTAAAGTGGAGGAGTTGAGGAAGTATTAATCAAGAAGGCGAGGGCAGGTATCACCTGCTCTCCTCGGCCCCGTTTATTGTTAAATATTGTTCAATCTCCTTCGGAGCGACTCTTTGTCGATATCTGAGATTTCCACAGCAACTGCTCGCCCGTGTTTGCCCATACTTTGCATAACAAGCAGGATATTACAGGGCACTGATAAAAAAAGAGGGGGGAAAATCGGGGGCTCGGAACCTGACAGCCCCAAACCCGCACCTGTCCGCGATATCCCAGCTCAGACCTGGCATCCGTTCGTATTTGTAAAGCGGCGAGATTGGGTTTACTTTGGATTATTTCAAGCCTTTTACAACAGCACGACGACATCCCCCCTATCTACCGGCCTTATTTGTCCAGTTTATTGAAAGCATATGGTTATCAGATATCctacaaaatacatatttagtCAGACCGCCGATGAGTGCTGCTGAGCGCGGAGAGCTCGCGGACATATGGCAAATATTTTGCGACCACAGTGAACACCACCATCTCTCCAATAAACCAGGATTTATCAAGACCCGAGGCGGAGGGTAAACTCGGGTCAATCATTCATTCTCAGAACTCCTCTCTGCGCCCTGACACTGCACACACAGCGCGCAGCGGCCGCTTTGGAGAGCCCAGTGCGCACGCTTGTTTTTATCATCTATTCTGGGTCTGAGGGGGGGCTTTTGTACTGATTATGAGTGGCACGCGCCGCGGATTTCAGCGGTTTAACCCCTTCAGACCGGCATTTTTTCTGCTGGGccaaaaatttttttaaaaactgattcTGACTCCTCTCTAACATAAAAACAAAGtggaaaaaacatatttttgctAACTCATGTTTATAACAGTATTTTTTCATGTCCATTCCAATGGACACCACAACACAATGGGCGTAAAATGTCATAAAAACGTAGTTGGAGGCCATGAGAACTGGTCTGTTGTCATACCATTTGACCAGTGCCACCTTACCATCACAGCTTACAACTTCATCACAGCTTCCTCGAGGCTTTTTGGTCATCTCTTTGTCAGACTGTAGAGGAGGCCTGGCAAAGCGAGAGACCCTTGCTGTCCCAGCGGCATGAATTTTCCTCTCAGCCACCAGCTCCATAAGATTGTACGTTGTGAAGTAGTTGTCAAAATACAATTTGTGGTTGGCCTCTGTGATTCACTGGCTAAGATGgtacaccactccagctccaaGTCCCAGCTGCTTTCTGTGCTGTTGTGATAGCTCCATTGTAGTGCCTTGGTGCAGCACGAAGTCATAGGCCATGCCACTTTTCCCACACAGGAAGTATATTTTCACCCCCCATGGGTGTGGTTTACCTTTGATGAATTGCTTGACAGACAGAGTTCCGTGAAATGGTACCATTTGTTCATCAATGCAAAGGTTCTCCTCTAGTGGAAGCTCCAAGCATCTACGGCGTATGGCATCATAGAGAGGACGTACCTTGAAAAACACATCATTGTTCTCAGCTGGCTTCTCCAAATTGTTGACCAAATGCAAGTGTGACCAGAGCTGGAAGAATCTGTCACAGGGCATGGTGTTTTGAAAAATACCAATGTCCATCCCAGCTTCCCAGTACATGGAAACTCTTGGCATATCCTCTGTCATATCCTCCTGTCCTCCTCCTATCCTCCTCTGTCCCTGCACTGTCTGTCTCCTCTATCTCAATTTCATCTGCCACATCAAGTTCTTCTGGCATGCATGTAACCTCTCCACTGTCCCTCTCTaaatctaataaaaaaacaataacattttaactCATTTTATGTATTCTCTCTCTTGAACTGTTATGTATTCCATTTAGATCTTACATATAAGGCATTACACTGATGAAAACCACATACAAAGAAACCACCTTACCACCTATCTCAGGCCTGGTCctatcctcctcctctcctgaATTCAAGGAGTCAATTTCTGATAACTCTTCATTTACGAGACGTTCAAAGAAGTATTCACCTTTATACTCTGCATCACGTGTTCAAAACAACTTCAAATATTATCACTGGCAACATTTACAATTATGCTGACAGCAAATTTGTTTGGCCTGCATGAGcataaatttatatttttgattaaaaatgggCCCTTACTCCTCCCTCTCTGCAGTTGCTCTGCCATGCTTGTTTTCTCCGATGTCTGTTACTCTCTCAGGGTGTGGTCAAAGTCATGAAAtgattgtgattggttaatcaGGATCCAATCAGTAATCTGTATTACTGACATCACTCAATTACAGGGTATTTATTGGTTTAGAAGCAGAAATATGTCATGTCCATTGCAATGGACGTTGGGTCCGAAGGGGTTAATAAACACCTCTGTGAGACGTCTTTCAaggcttttttcccccctggCAACCATCTCTGCGCACAGAGAACAACGGTTTGTTGCGCACAGCGGAGTCATGTGGAGAAATAAGATTTGTACGAGTTTAACTCAAAATCAATCCATTTCTGTTAGGGATAAGTTCAAAGGAAGGCTGTTTACAACTGTGTGTATCAGCCTTTACCAGACTGCTGTAACACCGAGGTCAACATACACGTGTAAACAGACGAGTACATCGATTCTTTGCGCATGAAGGAGACTGGGACTGGAGAGAGGGACCTGATCTATAGGTCTTCGTTATGAGGTGGGAGATGTATATAAGCATAAGCAAATACATCTGAAATCGTGGCcacttttttttaccttttaccctgataataataaatgaataaatgcgaAATGGCCAGTTCAAAGACAACTTTAGCCTGCTGTTAATGTAAATGTGCTCTTAGTCTTAGTCTCCAGACCTTCATTTAACCACCAGAGCCTCAGACTGTCCCTATTCATAACTAACGCAAGTACAAAAAGACAAGCGGTTTTTGAAGTGCGCCAAAAGGCTCTAGTGCGTGCAGGAGGAACAAGAAAGTGCTCTGTCCTCGGTGCAATCTGATTGGCCCCTGCCATCCAGCGCGCTTGCTCTGCGCCCTCCAGATAAGATAAAAAGAGCATAAACCAACCGGGGAGCATCACCTGCCTATTGTCCCTGGAGATTTAAATAGAGGGATTAAGGCACGCTCTCAGGTCGTTTCCCAGTGCTGAAGTCAGACCTGGGGTCCACGAGAAGAGCCTTACACGGACACAGCCTGCTGCGTAAAGGTAAGTCCAATGCAGCTCCGTTACTGCGCCTTCTTTCAGAGGACTTATAGCTGCAGGGAGCAATAGATACTACACCTGCTTCTTCATCCAGTTAATTCTTGCACACTTTCTGGTAATTTTCTAATATTAACACGTTCTCCTGAGCCTCGTTTTATTAATCATACTTCATTTACAGTGACATATTTATCCCTGACTCCACCTCTTTAATAGAAACACACTCCTTCAAGAAGTGTCAccttaattattatattattttatattagatTATTATTGTACTAGTCAAGCTCTTACTCTCTCTCGTATTTCATACATTTCCGCTCTTTAACTTGCAGATTACAGTTACTTGAGTCTACAGTCttcctagaatcactgggcacaatgcaggttccagtccatcacagggcgcCCTGTATATAAGTACATACTTCTATATAGacagacaatccacctaccgacctgtccttggactgtaggaggagaCAGTAGCAcgcggaggaagcccacacacacacagggagaacacacagaacaaAGTCTTCAGACAAGGAacctgcagctgtgtgagagCGACACCTGTTGCCCCACCGCTAGGGTTTCCTCTGTCATAATCCTAAGAAACCAAACCTATCAACCAGAAACTGGGGACTTGAATAATGTCACGTGACCACGGGGTGCTTAGAACGTGCACTATGCTTTAGAACGTGTCTCTGTTTACCTTCTTTACAGGATGTCCCCCCACTGCGCGTCCTTGGAAAGACATGGCACGTGCGCCTCTCGCGCTCGTCCCGCGATTTGCCTGAGGGCAGAGCTCTCGGACAGAGAGGTCACCATCTCCAGCAGTGAACTCGAGCCCAGCCCCGACGAGGCGTCGCCCAACTCCACAGCGCGGAGAGCGCGCCCCAGGACGCAGTGCTCAGGCAGGAGCGCGCACCGCAGAGCCAAGGCCAACGACCGCGAGAGGCACCGCATGCACAACCTGAACTCCGCGCTGGACGCGCTCCGCAGCGTGCTGCCCACCTTCCCCGACGAGCAGAAGCTCACCAAGATAGAGACCCTGCGGTTCGCGCACAACTACATCTGGGCGCTAACCGAGACGCTCAGGATCGCTGACCACGTCCGTTTCAAGGAGGATCTGGACACTAGCGCGAGCTGTTTCTCGGCGGAAGGACACTGCACTGAGCTCTTGCTGCAGGACGTGGACCACAGCTTTCAGGAAAACCTGGCGCGCGCTTTCAACCAAGAGACATTGATAAATAATGGGTGGGCTTGTTTTTCGACGACACGCAACTCTGCCATTAATCACTGCACGTGCTGAggacagtattttttttatataaaataaattattttcacaCCAAAGCAAATTGTTTATGTcaattttacacaaaaataGAACACCGTTTCTACTCTCGCTGTTCGCTTTATTAGATCCACTGGGGATGTaggtgcattttgtagttccAGAATTACAGACCATGGTCTTTCAGATgttctgctttctttttttgcactctttcatcctgttcctcaatggtcaggacccccacaagagCACCACGgagtgatttgggtggtggagaattctcagtgctgcagtgacactgacatggtgggaTTGCGGGGAGACTCTGTTCtcactggtttgtttatgttcagaagctcctcgcgtttttgttttttttaatctatgtTTTATTGATGTTTTAAAAGATTAACTTCACTGTaagttttcattcactgttttaaTCACAACAGACACTCATTTGTCAGCTGTTTATTTAGCTATCTCTTGATTTTAgagacagttccaccttaagtaattagagacagcaaaaataagtcaatgtgGAGCAGGAGTAGGGCAATATCTTCATCTCAGCTacagattttcaacatttgcagTTCTCTCCGCAGTCTAAAAACTCGGGATAGCCATgagctgagagaaagaaagcaagcCAAGCATCCCAGACTGAGAAAAtacttttcattttattttttcttaaccatttaatgaagtaaacatattagaccagttttgagcagacagactagagagctagcaaatggtcaggaaacatcttcagaatgtaggttttttttaaataaaaatgtgaatgtCACCTTTGGCTTGTGCAACTGTATCAGACGCTGCTGGGGTTTTTTGCAGTATAAAGCGCAGCTATGTGGAAAGTGCAAAATGGACAATGAAGAAACCATTAGGTCATTTTAATCTGatggctgatcggtgtataACTGCATTTTGTATCACAGTCAAAATTCTTATTCCTGTTCCATACTGTAAtgtgtatttcagtgtattCGTTTTTACTTGTTGTCTTTGGCTAGAGATAAAACAACAGTTTTTATGAAAGCAGCATGTGGCTCATGTGTGAGTTTAAATAATAGTTGAGTTTACAATTATTTTAGtagctgggcggcacggtggcgcagcaggtagtgtcgcagtcacacagctccaggggcctggaggttgtgggttcgattcccgctccgggtgactgtctgtgaggagttggtgtgttctccccatgtccacatgggtttcctccgggtgctccggtttcctcccacagtccaaaaacacacattgcaggtggattggcgactcgaaagtgtccgtaggtgtgtgtgtgttgccctgtgaaggactggcgccccctccagggtgtattcccgccttgcgcccaatgattccaggtaagctcattacagataatggatggattatggatggatggatggatggatggattttagtAGCTTAGTTGTTATTGCATCATAACCCATCAGGTTTATTCTCTTAAAGTCATCCATGAGGACAGGCAGTGCCCACCAGTAAGGGCCACATCCATAAAAGACCATCTAGATTCGTTAGTGTAAAACAGCGCCCCCTTCTCACAATATAACACCTCAATTTACATCATTTTATTGGAAACTAGGAGAAAAAGTttatgaaaacatttatttattgaaaagtGTAATGCGGGCTGTACATgactgacatttaaaaaaaagatgattCATTTACTATTTATTACAAATGTTGCAGCAAAGATACTGGAAGCATAATACTTgacatgaaaacaaaacaaaacaaaaaagtccCTAATTGATCAAGTAAGAGACTACAGAATATCCTTGGATCTTACTTATATATGGAGCTTATAACAAAGCTGAATCTGTGAGATTGTTACATTTCACTTTTCCAGTAACGTGAGAACGGCCGCTCCCCTGATTCTCTCGGGAGACCAAAGTAAAGTGGTTAAAATTTTCAGTTCAGCAAAATGTGCCAAAAAGGTcaatatttattacagtaaaataTTCATACATTCCATGTCCAATCAATAAAGATAAGTGCAAAATGTCAggtattctgtttttaaaagtctCTGCCTATTTCTGTCTTTAATGCAGTGCCATTTTTAATACCCTGTTACATATGGAATGTCTACGATTCTGGAATGTGTACAATGTTGCTACCACTTCATACAGATAGTCTccacatatttttattattatatatatttataataaaaatacatggGGAGTAACCAACTACTGTAATCAAAACCTAGAGAGTCTGAGTTTGAGAAGAGTTAACTGGTGTTCCGTTCTCCCCAATAATTCTGACACTAGCCTCTAGAAAACTACCCGGACGAAGTGATGGAGATGTTCTTGCGTAAAATTTCCCTGAACAGGGACATGTGCAATTCTGAAGCAGTGTTGGAGCAGGATCTACTTTGGGAAGACTGTGACAACATCATAACCCTCAGGTGGAGTCACTCGTTCACGCGCATGCTTCTCACAGTAAATTTTGTCTTCGACGAAAAAGTGC from Hoplias malabaricus isolate fHopMal1 chromosome 8, fHopMal1.hap1, whole genome shotgun sequence includes:
- the neurog3 gene encoding neurogenin-3, with product MSPHCASLERHGTCASRARPAICLRAELSDREVTISSSELEPSPDEASPNSTARRARPRTQCSGRSAHRRAKANDRERHRMHNLNSALDALRSVLPTFPDEQKLTKIETLRFAHNYIWALTETLRIADHVRFKEDLDTSASCFSAEGHCTELLLQDVDHSFQENLARAFNQETLINNGWACFSTTRNSAINHCTC